The following proteins come from a genomic window of Rhodoligotrophos sp. CJ14:
- a CDS encoding FAD-dependent monooxygenase, producing the protein MRRSEPIIIGGGGIAGLAAAISLARAGYASRVLEQAASFEEVGAGLQLGPNAMRAVDALGLADLMAPKLVAPRAIEIRDGLSGRLLTKVPLGETITERFGAPYRVAHRADLLAALLQAARNEVLITLQPGRTITGVTQDESGIRLALADGSALSAPALIGADGVHSAVRAALAGDGPPAYANQTLYRALIARNKAPAPAADDLVSLWLCPGGHVVHYPVSGGAKVNIVAAFDSHWHEPGWGSHGSKRALQTAFGLVCSELAAVLDATDRWLKWAAVDRRPAQQWGRGPVTLIGDAAHPVLPYLAQGAAMALEDAVVLGRKLDQGNELAAAFRAFEAERQPRTAMMQRQCRRVGRAYHARGPLRLARNVVLKLMSLERSYGQMAWIYNWR; encoded by the coding sequence ATGAGACGGTCCGAGCCTATCATCATTGGCGGTGGGGGAATTGCCGGCCTTGCCGCCGCCATCAGCTTGGCGCGGGCCGGATATGCCTCGCGCGTGCTGGAGCAGGCCGCCAGCTTCGAGGAGGTGGGCGCGGGCCTGCAACTCGGTCCCAATGCGATGCGGGCCGTGGACGCGCTCGGGCTTGCCGATCTGATGGCACCGAAGCTCGTGGCTCCCCGAGCAATCGAAATTCGCGACGGACTCTCCGGCCGGCTCCTCACGAAGGTGCCGCTCGGTGAGACCATCACTGAGCGCTTCGGTGCTCCCTATCGGGTGGCGCATCGCGCCGATTTGCTCGCCGCCTTGCTGCAGGCTGCTCGCAATGAGGTCCTGATCACCTTGCAGCCAGGTCGCACGATCACCGGCGTCACGCAAGATGAGAGCGGTATCAGGCTCGCGCTTGCGGACGGGTCAGCGCTTTCCGCGCCAGCCCTGATCGGCGCCGATGGGGTGCACTCCGCGGTGCGCGCAGCGCTTGCGGGCGATGGTCCCCCGGCCTATGCGAACCAGACCCTCTACCGGGCGCTCATTGCCCGCAACAAGGCGCCAGCGCCCGCGGCGGATGATCTCGTCAGCCTATGGCTCTGTCCCGGCGGGCACGTGGTGCATTATCCCGTGAGTGGCGGCGCCAAGGTCAATATCGTCGCCGCGTTCGATAGTCATTGGCATGAGCCGGGCTGGGGATCGCACGGATCCAAGCGGGCGCTGCAGACCGCATTCGGACTTGTCTGCTCAGAGCTCGCAGCGGTCCTCGATGCAACCGACAGATGGCTCAAATGGGCAGCGGTCGACCGGCGGCCGGCACAGCAATGGGGCCGCGGGCCCGTGACACTGATCGGTGATGCCGCGCATCCAGTGCTGCCCTATCTTGCTCAGGGTGCGGCCATGGCGCTCGAAGATGCGGTGGTGCTGGGTCGGAAACTCGACCAGGGGAATGAGCTCGCCGCCGCTTTCCGAGCTTTCGAGGCCGAGCGGCAGCCGCGCACCGCGATGATGCAGCGGCAATGCCGCCGGGTGGGACGGGCCTATCATGCCCGAGGGCCGCTGCGGCTAGCCCGAAACGTGGTGCTCAAGCTCATGTCGCTGGAGCGATCATACGGGCAGATGGCCTGGATCTATAACTGGCGCTGA
- a CDS encoding superoxide dismutase, whose amino-acid sequence MRLFLLASAATLALTAPAMVSAQQTPPAQQQGESQQQQAFTLEPLPYAADALEPVIDRETMVLHHDKHHQAYVDALNKAIGENPELKGKSLEDLLEDAGKLPDVVRNNAGGHWNHTFFWKIMTKPDQSGSPSGELAEAINEEFGSLDEMKAAFEDAGKTRFGSGWVWLMVDDDGQLAVTSTPNQDNPLMDVADEPGIPILGNDVWEHAYYLKYQNRRPDYLKAWWGVVNWDEVSRRYAEALKEAKQGD is encoded by the coding sequence ATGCGATTGTTCCTCCTCGCATCCGCGGCCACGCTTGCGCTTACTGCGCCGGCAATGGTTTCGGCGCAGCAGACGCCACCTGCCCAGCAGCAAGGCGAGAGCCAGCAGCAGCAAGCCTTCACACTCGAGCCCCTCCCCTATGCCGCGGATGCGCTCGAACCGGTTATCGACCGCGAGACCATGGTGCTGCACCATGACAAGCATCATCAGGCCTATGTGGATGCCCTGAACAAGGCGATCGGTGAAAATCCGGAGCTTAAGGGGAAGTCATTGGAAGACCTCCTGGAGGATGCGGGAAAGCTCCCGGACGTGGTCCGCAACAATGCGGGCGGGCATTGGAACCACACGTTCTTCTGGAAGATCATGACAAAGCCCGACCAATCGGGCAGTCCCTCGGGCGAGCTTGCTGAGGCAATCAACGAGGAGTTCGGCTCTCTCGACGAGATGAAGGCGGCTTTCGAGGATGCGGGCAAGACCCGATTCGGCTCGGGCTGGGTCTGGCTGATGGTGGATGACGACGGACAGCTCGCGGTGACGTCCACGCCCAACCAAGACAACCCTCTGATGGATGTGGCTGATGAACCCGGCATCCCCATTCTCGGCAATGACGTCTGGGAGCACGCCTATTACCTCAAATACCAGAACCGACGCCCGGATTACCTCAAGGCCTGGTGGGGCGTGGTGAACTGGGACGAGGTATCGCGGCGCTATGCAGAGGCGTTGAAGGAGGCCAAGCAAGGCGATTGA